The nucleotide sequence CTGGTGGATCGTCAGCGTGTCGCCGGTCTGCTTCTCGTACAGCGCGATGAAGTGGCTGTTGAGGTCCTTCCAAAGCTCGCGCGTCGGATCGCACGAGACATTGAGCAGAGTCAGGTCCCTGGCGGACGCAGGCGCCGACGCGGCGACGATTGCAGTCGCGGCCAGCGCGACCGCAACGACGAATTTCGGGTTCATCTTCGGGTACTCCTCTGTCCCGGAGGACGTGCAGGAGATTGCAACCGGCGTGCCGCCCGCTAACTGGCGGAAATGACAGGATGTCGGGATCCGGCCACCCGTGAAATCTGCTGGATTGCCGTGAGTGATGCGGGGCAGGGGGCTCAGAGTCCGCCGCAGCAGCGCGACCGGTCGATGAGGCGACGGAGCTCAGCGCCCGCCGCGATACCGCGACCAGTCGATGCCGAGTTTTCGCATGCGCGCGCGAAGTGTGTGCGGGTTGATGTCGAGCAGCTCGGCGGCCCCGCCGCGTCCTTCGATGCGCCCGCGACAAGTGGCCAGCGCCGATTCGATGTGCTTGCGCATCGCCTCGTCCAACGCCGAGTTGGCTGCGCCGCTTGCCACCGTCGATGCGCGAACGCGCGCCGGCGCAGTGTTCGATCCCGGACGGTGGTGCAACGAACGGTCGGGCAGGCCGAGTGCCGCGGCTACCTCGAGGCGGTTGCCGTCGCCGAGAATTGCGGCGCGATCGATCACCGAGATCAGCTCGCGCACGTTGCCGGGCCAGTCGTAGCTCGTCAGGAGCGCGATGTCCTCGGCCGTCAGCCGCGTCGGTCGCAGGCCGAAGTGCCTCGCCGCCCGCGCCGCGAAGTGCGCGGCCAGCGCCGGCGTATCGTCGCGACGCTCGCGCAGCGGCGGCAGCACGATCGGAAATCCGGCGACGCGGTACCAGAGATCCTGGCGGAATTCCCCATTCTGCACCATTGCAGGAAGGTCGCGATGCGTCGATGCGATGATGCGCACGTCGACGTTGACGCTTCGCTCTCCGCCCACGCGTTCGAAGCTTCCCTCCTGGAGCACGCGCAAAAGGCGCACCTGGGCCGGCGGCGGAAGGTCGCCGACTTCGTCGAGCAGCAGGGTCCCGTTGTCGGCACGTTCGAACCAGCCCCGTCGCGACGAGGTTGCGCCGGTAAAGGCGCCTTTTTCGTGCCCGAACAGCTCCGAATCGATCAGCTCGGCAGGGATCGCTCCGCAGTTGACGCGGATGAAAGGCGCGCGGCCGCGGGAAGACGCTTCATGGATCGTGCGCGCGATGACTTCCTTGCCGGTGCCGGTTTCTCCGAGAAGAAGAACGGGCACATCGAGGCGCGCCACCAGCGCGACTCGTTCCATCACCGGACCGAGTCCGGCGTCGGCTCCGATGATCGTGTCGCGCAGGTCTTCACGGCCGAGCCGGGCCAGCGCCGAGCGCTTGTCGGCCTCGGCCGCCTCGCGAAGCGCGGCGAGCTCGTGGTAACGGCGGTCGCTTTCGAGCGCCGCCGACACGGGCTCGAGCAACGCTTCGAACATCTGCCTGTGCTGCGCGTGCAACGGAGATCCGCGGCGGGCACGAACCAGCATCGCACCGGTCGGTCCGTCCTCACCGTGCAGCGCGCCCGCCATCCAGCTTGCGGCTGGAGACGATGGAAACAGGATCGCAGCAACGGCGGTATCGCGGGAATCTGCGCCGTTGCCGCCGCGAGGAAGAATGCTTCTGCTGTCCGCCCACGCGCGCAGGGCCGCCGTCTCCCGAGGCTCGAGCGTGCGCTCGACGGCAGGCAGCCGGCCGCTGTCGCCGAGACCCGACGCGCGATGCAGGATGCGCGCGCCTGCCCAGTCGATCGCGAGCACGCTCATATGGTCGGCGGGAATGCGCTCGGCAACGAGCGCCGCAATGGCGGCGGTGGAAGTCGCGATGTCGGTGTGGCGACCGGCTTCGCGCCAGACCTCCACGAGGAGACTCGAAAGCTGTTCCATGGTGCGTAGCCGTCAAATACCGCGGTGATCAGACTATACAACCGTATCGTGGCCAGCAATAATCACGGTCGCTGCTCGGATATTTCACGGAGCTGGGATAGAAGTCCTCGGTATTTCAGCTACTTGTGAGTCCAGACCTGGCCGGCATGCGCATTGCTTCAGTCGAGTCCATCGCTACCCAGAGGAGTCTCCCGATGAAAGCCATTCGTATCGTCGCGGCCGCCGCGGCGCTGGCCGCGCTCGGCGCGGGCGTCGCACACGCCGGTGCCGCTGCCGGCAACCCGAGCCAGGCCGAGCTGCTCCAGAGGATCGAGCAGCTCGAAGCCGAAGTGAAAGAGCTCAAGAAGGACGCGCGCAAGCTCGAAGCCTCCGATGATACGCGCGCGAGCAGCAAGCCGGTTGCCGGTTACAAGGACGGTTTCTTCCTCGCGACCGAGGACGGGCGTTACAAGCTCAACGTCGACGGTTACGTGCAGGCCGACAGCCGCTGGTCGGTCGACAACGGCGACGACCCCAGCGTCGACCAGTTTTCGATCCGTCGTGCGCGCCTCGACATCCGCGGCACTCTCGCCGACCGTTTCGATTTCCGGTTCCAGCCGGATTTTGCCGGCAGCCAGGTCGTGCTCCAGGATGCGTACCTCGACGGCAGGTTTGCGCCGTGGGCGGTCACGCGTTTGGGCAAGTTCAAGACGCCCTTCGGCCTGGAGCAACTGCAGGCCGATTCGAACCGGGTCTTCCTGGAGTCTTCGCTGGTGGACAACCTGACGCCCAATCGCGACGTGGGCGCCCAGCTTTACGGGGATTTCCAGCACGGCGCGTTCACGTACCAGCTCGCGGTTCTCAACGGCGTTCCCGACGGAACCAGCGGCGACACGGACTTCAACGATGCCGTCGATGTCGCGGCCAGGGTTTTCGCGCTGCCGCTGCGCAATACCACCGTCGTTCCGCTTCGCGGGCTCGGCCTCGGCGTGGCGGCGACCGCAGGTCGCGAGCAAGGCACGGCATCCTCGCCGCAGCTTCCGTCGTTCAGGACGTCGTCGCGCAACACGTACTTCAAGTACTCGGCCGATAGCCCCTCGACGTCGGCCGCAACGACCGTTGCCAACGGCGATCACTGGCGCGTCATGCCACAGGGGTACTACTACTACGGGCCCTTCGGCTCGATGTTCGAGTACGGCGTCTCCAACCAGGAGCTCTTGAAGGGAGCCACGAAAGGCGACACGCAGAATACCGCGTGGCAGCTTCGCGCCCAGTGGCTGCTCACCGGCGAAGCGGCGACGTACGACGTGCTCGTCCCCAGCCATGACTTCAACTTCGGGCACGGTGGATGGGGAGCCTGGGAAGTTGCGCTGCGGTACGCCGAGCTGCACGTGGACGGCGATACCTTCACGAAGGGCTTCGCCGATCCCACGAAGTCGGTGAGCCAGATCGACTCGATTACGGCGGGACTGAACTGGTACCTCAATCGCAACATCAAGCTGATGTTCGACTACGAGCACTCGACGTTCGACAAGGGATCCAAGACGGGCGACCGGGATCCCGAAGACGTGTTCCTGACTCGCGCCCAGTTCTGGTTCTGAGCAGCGGGCCGATTACCCGCGCTCGGCGAGAAACTCTTCGAGCGCGCGGTTCCAGGCACCGGGATTCTCGATGTACGGCGAATGTCCGGCATCGGGAATCTCGGTGACACGCGCGCCCGGAACGAGCACGGAAGCGTGCCGCAACAGGTCGGGCGGAAACAGCTGGTCTTCGCTTCCGACGAGGAACAGCGTCGGCATGCGAAGGGCGCGCAGCGAGGCAGGCTCGACGCGCGCGGCGGCAAGCTGCGGCGTGATCGTCGCGACGGGCGGCGATCCAAACGTCGAGAGCGACTGGTAGAGGCACGCAAGGGCAAGGTTTCGCCTGGAAAAACCCTGCGAGAGCGCGGGGTGCACTCCGAGCGGCAGCGGCGCGGCCCCTGCTGCCGCTGCAGCGGCACCGATTGCGCGCATGTGGCCGTGGATCTTCTCGTCGCTGATGCCGCCAGCGGTGTCGGCAAGCACCAGGCGCGTCACCCTGCCAGGGGCGCGCAGCGCGAGGCCGAGCGCCGTCCAGCCTCCCATCGATTGGCCGACAACGGTGGCCTCCGCGATGCCCGCTTCGTCCATCACCGCTTCGAGATCGGCGACGACGGTATCGACCGAGTACCGGTCCTGGTTGCCGGTCGACGGTGCGAAGCCGCGCTGGCTCAGCGTCACGACCAAGTGGCTGGAAGCGAAGTGCGCGACCTGGTGGAACCAGACAGCATGGTTTCCGCCGAGACCGTGCACGAGCACCAGCGCAGGACCCGAGCCGCACGCTTCGAAGTAGATGCGGGCGCCACCTGCGGCCGTGACAAATCCGCTGCGACGAGAGATGGTCGCGCTGTCTGGCGCGTTCTGACGTGAAGGATCTTCGATAGAGCGCATATGGCGCAGGTGGCGACCTGAATGCCGGATTCTGGTCCGGAAGCGCAGATGACGAAAGGGACGGTTGCGCCGCTTCCGGTGCTTGCTAAGAACCATCGCCGGCCC is from Candidatus Binatia bacterium and encodes:
- a CDS encoding sigma-54 dependent transcriptional regulator, encoding MEQLSSLLVEVWREAGRHTDIATSTAAIAALVAERIPADHMSVLAIDWAGARILHRASGLGDSGRLPAVERTLEPRETAALRAWADSRSILPRGGNGADSRDTAVAAILFPSSPAASWMAGALHGEDGPTGAMLVRARRGSPLHAQHRQMFEALLEPVSAALESDRRYHELAALREAAEADKRSALARLGREDLRDTIIGADAGLGPVMERVALVARLDVPVLLLGETGTGKEVIARTIHEASSRGRAPFIRVNCGAIPAELIDSELFGHEKGAFTGATSSRRGWFERADNGTLLLDEVGDLPPPAQVRLLRVLQEGSFERVGGERSVNVDVRIIASTHRDLPAMVQNGEFRQDLWYRVAGFPIVLPPLRERRDDTPALAAHFAARAARHFGLRPTRLTAEDIALLTSYDWPGNVRELISVIDRAAILGDGNRLEVAAALGLPDRSLHHRPGSNTAPARVRASTVASGAANSALDEAMRKHIESALATCRGRIEGRGGAAELLDINPHTLRARMRKLGIDWSRYRGGR
- a CDS encoding alpha/beta hydrolase gives rise to the protein MRSIEDPSRQNAPDSATISRRSGFVTAAGGARIYFEACGSGPALVLVHGLGGNHAVWFHQVAHFASSHLVVTLSQRGFAPSTGNQDRYSVDTVVADLEAVMDEAGIAEATVVGQSMGGWTALGLALRAPGRVTRLVLADTAGGISDEKIHGHMRAIGAAAAAAGAAPLPLGVHPALSQGFSRRNLALACLYQSLSTFGSPPVATITPQLAAARVEPASLRALRMPTLFLVGSEDQLFPPDLLRHASVLVPGARVTEIPDAGHSPYIENPGAWNRALEEFLAERG
- a CDS encoding porin, giving the protein MKAIRIVAAAAALAALGAGVAHAGAAAGNPSQAELLQRIEQLEAEVKELKKDARKLEASDDTRASSKPVAGYKDGFFLATEDGRYKLNVDGYVQADSRWSVDNGDDPSVDQFSIRRARLDIRGTLADRFDFRFQPDFAGSQVVLQDAYLDGRFAPWAVTRLGKFKTPFGLEQLQADSNRVFLESSLVDNLTPNRDVGAQLYGDFQHGAFTYQLAVLNGVPDGTSGDTDFNDAVDVAARVFALPLRNTTVVPLRGLGLGVAATAGREQGTASSPQLPSFRTSSRNTYFKYSADSPSTSAATTVANGDHWRVMPQGYYYYGPFGSMFEYGVSNQELLKGATKGDTQNTAWQLRAQWLLTGEAATYDVLVPSHDFNFGHGGWGAWEVALRYAELHVDGDTFTKGFADPTKSVSQIDSITAGLNWYLNRNIKLMFDYEHSTFDKGSKTGDRDPEDVFLTRAQFWF